A portion of the Streptomyces erythrochromogenes genome contains these proteins:
- a CDS encoding DUF58 domain-containing protein: protein MGAGAPRGAGGPGDGGGLRASLSGLTTRGRSFVAAGIAAAACAYVLGQGALLRVGLLLALLPLICVYALHRTRYRVSGSRRLTPGRVPAGAEARVQLRMDNVSRLPTGLLMLQDRVPYVLGPRPRFVLDRVEPGGRREVSYRVRSDLRGRYPLGPLQLRLTDPFGLVELTRSFSTYDTLTVIPRTEPLPPVRLAGESNGYGDGSRRSLALAGDDDVIPRGYRRGDDLRRVHWRSTARYGELMVRREEQPQRSRATVLLDTRRLAFDGAGPDSAFEWAVSAAASSLVHVLEQGFSARLLTDTGNAVPGEGGGGFSAGGQESAEAAGLMMDTLAVVGHSDGAGLSRAYDAVRGGGYGEGGGDGLLIAFFGDLDDVQTELAAKMRQRTSGAVAFVLDTGAWGGLPVPGHDVVPLEERLRRLRDAGWTALAATPGVAFGELWRQAGTARVGTGTSGGRE from the coding sequence ATGGGCGCCGGTGCCCCACGCGGCGCCGGCGGCCCGGGAGACGGCGGCGGACTGCGCGCCTCGCTGTCCGGGCTGACCACCCGCGGCCGCTCGTTCGTGGCCGCCGGGATCGCCGCGGCCGCCTGCGCCTACGTCCTCGGCCAGGGCGCACTGCTGCGCGTCGGCCTGCTCCTCGCCCTCCTGCCGCTGATCTGCGTCTACGCCCTGCACCGCACCCGCTACCGGGTCTCCGGCAGCCGCCGGCTGACCCCCGGGCGGGTGCCCGCGGGCGCCGAGGCCCGGGTGCAGCTGCGCATGGACAACGTCTCCCGGCTGCCCACCGGCCTGCTGATGCTCCAGGACCGGGTGCCCTACGTACTGGGCCCGCGCCCGCGGTTCGTCCTGGACCGGGTCGAGCCCGGCGGCCGCCGCGAGGTGTCCTACCGGGTCCGCTCCGACCTGCGCGGCCGCTACCCGCTGGGCCCGCTCCAGCTGCGGCTGACCGACCCCTTCGGGCTGGTCGAACTGACGCGCTCCTTCAGCACCTACGACACCCTCACCGTCATACCGCGCACCGAACCCCTGCCCCCGGTCCGGCTGGCCGGCGAGTCCAACGGCTACGGCGACGGCAGCCGCCGCTCCCTGGCCCTGGCCGGCGACGACGACGTGATCCCGCGCGGCTACCGGCGCGGCGACGACCTGCGCCGCGTGCACTGGCGCTCCACCGCCCGCTACGGCGAGCTGATGGTCCGCCGCGAGGAACAGCCCCAGCGCAGCAGGGCCACGGTCCTGCTCGACACCCGCCGCCTCGCCTTCGACGGCGCGGGCCCCGACTCCGCCTTCGAATGGGCCGTCTCCGCGGCCGCCTCCAGCCTCGTGCACGTCCTGGAACAGGGCTTCTCCGCGCGCCTGCTCACCGACACCGGCAACGCGGTGCCCGGCGAGGGCGGCGGCGGGTTCTCCGCCGGCGGGCAGGAGTCCGCGGAGGCCGCCGGGCTGATGATGGACACCCTCGCCGTGGTCGGGCACTCCGACGGCGCCGGGCTCTCCCGGGCCTACGACGCGGTGCGCGGCGGCGGCTACGGCGAAGGCGGCGGCGACGGGCTCCTCATCGCCTTCTTCGGCGACCTGGACGACGTACAGACCGAGCTGGCGGCCAAGATGCGCCAGCGCACCTCCGGCGCGGTGGCCTTCGTACTGGACACCGGGGCCTGGGGCGGACTGCCCGTGCCCGGGCACGACGTGGTCCCGCTGGAGGAGCGGCTGCGCAGGCTGCGCGACGCGGGCTGGACGGCGCTGGCCGCCACCCCGGGGGTGGCCTTCGGCGAGCTGTGGCGACAGGCCGGGACCGCGCGCGTCGGTACGGGAACGAGCGGAGGCCGGGAATGA
- a CDS encoding AAA family ATPase, translating into MTTYDDRASLADLTSTAERVRESVESVIEGKPEVVRLALTVLLAEGHLLIEDVPGVGKTMLAKTLAKSIDCSVQRIQFTPDLLPSDITGVSIYDQQRREFEFKPGAIFAQIVIGDEINRASPKTQSALLESMEERQVTIDGTTYTLPSPFMVVATQNPVEMEGTYPLPEAQRDRFMARVSVGYPSPEAELQMLDVHGGINPLDDLQSVAHAHDIVKLIEAVREVYVAEPVRRYVVDLVSATRSHPDLRLGASPRATLHLLRAVKASAALAGRDYVLPDDVQSLAAPVLAHRLLPTAQAQLNRRTSEQVVGEILQRTPVPAAHARGEMPPGAGARSF; encoded by the coding sequence GTGACGACGTATGACGACCGAGCGAGCCTCGCGGATCTGACCAGCACGGCGGAGCGGGTCCGCGAGTCGGTCGAGAGCGTGATCGAGGGCAAGCCCGAGGTCGTCCGCCTCGCGCTGACCGTGCTCCTCGCCGAGGGACACCTGCTGATCGAGGACGTTCCCGGCGTGGGCAAGACGATGCTCGCGAAGACGCTGGCCAAGTCCATCGACTGCTCGGTGCAGCGCATCCAGTTCACGCCGGACCTGCTGCCCTCCGACATCACGGGCGTCAGCATCTACGACCAGCAGCGCCGCGAGTTCGAGTTCAAGCCGGGCGCGATCTTCGCGCAGATCGTCATCGGCGACGAGATCAACCGCGCCTCGCCGAAGACCCAGTCGGCGCTGCTCGAGTCGATGGAGGAACGCCAGGTCACCATCGACGGCACCACCTACACCCTGCCGAGCCCCTTCATGGTCGTCGCCACCCAGAACCCGGTGGAGATGGAGGGCACCTACCCGCTGCCCGAAGCCCAGCGCGACCGCTTCATGGCCCGCGTCTCCGTCGGCTACCCCAGCCCCGAGGCCGAGCTCCAGATGCTCGACGTGCACGGCGGGATCAACCCGCTCGACGACCTCCAGTCCGTCGCGCACGCCCACGACATCGTCAAGCTCATAGAGGCCGTGCGCGAGGTCTACGTCGCCGAGCCCGTCCGGCGCTACGTCGTCGACCTGGTCTCCGCCACCCGCAGCCACCCCGACCTGCGGCTCGGCGCCTCGCCCCGGGCCACCCTGCACCTCCTGCGCGCCGTGAAGGCCTCCGCCGCGCTCGCCGGCCGGGACTACGTCCTGCCCGACGACGTCCAGTCGCTGGCCGCGCCGGTCCTCGCTCACCGGCTGCTGCCCACCGCACAGGCCCAGCTGAACCGGCGCACCTCCGAGCAGGTCGTCGGCGAGATCCTCCAGCGCACCCCCGTCCCGGCCGCGCACGCCCGCGGCGAGATGCCGCCCGGCGCCGGCGCCCGGAGCTTCTGA